The genomic segment GCAGAACATATGTAAGGCTTTTGTtggacattaaaaaaatagctGTGAGTACAATGACACTTGTTCTCCTTTATTGATTTGTAATAAAGACACACTCTTCAgtgtttcttcttcccttcttctccctgcctccctcgGTCACTGGGAAGGTGGGCGTTTCCTTCATTAGAATCTGCCATGGCTGCtttcctgtcacacacacacagacgaagTCCTCACAGGGATTGTTGTCATCTGAGGGAATGGGAGAAAAAACAGGGATGAGACAACACACAATTATTTGTCAAGGGTTGATTTCAGTTAGAAAATCTGCAACTTAATGTTATCTAATTACTGAAAACTCAGGTGTGAGTGATGATAGTTGGAAGCTGTTGTGTCGctgaacactcacacagacaggtgACGGCCTTCCTGGCCTCGTCACGGCTGTAGCTGTACGCTTCAGGTTGTCCAAGATGAGACAGCTGGGACCTGACAGCatcgacaacacacacacgcacgcacacacacacagacacacacaaagcataaaGAGGTCATTACAGCACCTTCGATATGTCAAGATGAAGAAAATCACCCTCTGCTGAGGGTTCAATTTCATAGTTTAAATTTAAGTAGGACTGCAACTCatgattatttacattattgGTTCATTTGCTGATTCCTTTTTCAATTAATCGTTTAggctccaaaatgtcaaagaatactgaaaaatgtccatcgCAATCCTAAGTCCAAGGTGAAATCTGGgttcagtccaaaacccaaacatgttcaaattactatcatagaagactGAGAAAACCAACAagtattcacatttaagaagctggaaccagttcATGTGTGgccttattgtttaaaaaaaatgacttaaacaatttaTTGATGATCCAACTTATCTGCTGAGGAAACACTCGTTGTGACAACTTCACAAAGTGTTTCAGTGCTTTAAGCAGCACAAGCAAAACGCCATTTCACAACTTTTGCACATAAAACTGAAAGTATCTGCTTGCCAAGACACCACTGGAGGTGAGtcagaaaataagatttttttgaAATTGGGATTACGGTGAATTGAGCTTTTAAGTTGGATTGCGTTTTGGGTGCGAGGACTTGCACAACAAgaaacagaacaacattaaCAGACACCACAAATGTATATACCTTCAGCAGTGTTAACCAGTGTGCAGTGTTACCCTGTCAAGCTCATCAACAGGTGTGCCAGAGCCTCCCAGCAcgcagcagcagccagctgtcAGGCACAGAGGGTCATCGCCCTGAACTGCCACAGAGCTCGGTAACCCAGCGCTATGGGACAAAGTGGAGGCATCTCAGACAAAAGCTActtcacatctaaaaaaaaaaacagcctcacATTGCATCACACGGAATCAAAATGTCCCTGATGCTGGTCAAACAGACATGCATAGCTCTCAAAGTTATCCTGGAAATGGGAGGTTTTGTGGCGAAGAAAGGTGAGTACTCACGGGCTGGGAGGCTGAGGAACAGGACGAGCAGGGGGGCGAGAGTCAGGTCTGCATCTCGCAGGTgaagatgtgtgagtgtgaagctAAAGGCTCACATTGACAGCTGACCCTTTTTTGACCTGTCCTTTTTGTAACGCAATATCTTCCTCTGTACGTTACGCcacatgtatgtatacacatgtatagtacatatacatacacaaatatacatacaaacacacactattgCTTTTACGTACACATTTGGTTCATATTTGGCATTTGTGTCATATCGTCTCATAACTTGTTTCCCTTTGGGTTAACATAAAACTCCCCACTTGAGTAACGTGCAAGTGGAAAGTCGTGGGAACTCCGGCAAGTGCTAGTTATTTACACAGCTGCGTGCTGGAAAGCTGTTTTAAATTTAACTTCTATGTAAAGAAGGAAAATGCAAACCCAAGTGAGCACAGGGTGGAcgaaagaaagaggaggagattgaTTAGGAGATGTTTAAATATGCTTTAATAGGTCTTCATCAACTATCTATTAAAACATTCACTGGAAAATTACTGTTCCTGTTCCTATAAATTATCCATAAATGAATCAGGCCTGATACATGACTGGACAGCTGGACACTCGTGGAGCTTGTGggatatactgtatctgttcCTGGTTGCTCACTAGAGGTAATGCTGAAGACAGAATCGGTtcaatgaaaatggaaaataaaaagcgATTTTGTGCAAGCAAAGTTTCAGCTGTCAGTCGTCTTGTTCGCTCGTGCTTTTTGACTGCTTCTCCTTAGAGATAGCTGGGTTCGTAGCTGGTCTTACACACCTGTAGCTGACGGTGTTAAATACATGTTGAGGTAAACAAAATTCTCACGCAGAAACCAAATATAGTAACTTTGTCAAGTAACCGCTGGTTTAAAGCTCCCACCCTCTTATGTCCTTCTTATCTCCGGCGTTCTCTCACCTCCCGTCCTATAAGAACAGGCTGCGCAAAAATCCACGTTTCTCTGACTGTAGCCATGAACGGgacagctcctctgctgctgctgcttctcactGGTAAGACTGGAAAAAAGCGGTCAATATGTACAATAATAATTCTTAATTTGACACTTACTGTAAAGAGAGCCTCTATTAGTGCCGTTTGTGAAATGATCCTTAGTACATTTTCTATCTGCCACAGTACTTCTACCACTTTTATATTGTTCTTTTTAGGATGTTCCTTTTCTCCTGATTTGTTCATCATGTGTTCTTATTTGTCTGCCTCACATGTCTTTACCAGCCTGTTTGGCCAGCGGTGCGCTGCTGCCCAAGGCCTTATGGCAGTTTGGGAAGATGATCTCGTGTGCTCAGGCTGGTGTTAACCCTCTGAAGTACAACGATTACGGCTGCTGGTGCGGCTTTGGGGGGACGGGAACCCCTCGGGACGAAGTGGACATGTAGGAAGCAGCCATCGCCAtctattttgttttccagtcaccatttttaaaagaaagaaaacgtgGAATTCATGCACTCTTTCCTCCTGTACTCTTAGGTGCTGCAGAGTTCACGATGAATGCTATAAAGCGAGCAGAAAGGCTCCTGGATGCACAGCTATCGCTGACCTTCCTTATGTTCTCGTGTATGATTTCACCTGTTCAAATCAGCAAGTGACCTGCTCAGGTAAGACTGAACTGTCATGCTTTGACACACTCACCTGGACATCAAATTTGAAGTATTTTCAATGACTTTCAAGCTCTTGTGTGGTGAAATTCTGCAATGTGTAGGTACTATActacacacatatgtatatacacacatatatacatacatatatatacatatactatactatactatgtatatatatatacacacagcgAGGTTTGAGAGTACCTACACTACAAACAAATGCTCTCCCAGTACTGTGGAGCACGTTCACACTGGCATTTAGAGTACGTGACAACACTATTCATATTCGGTGTAAGCGTGCCTCACGTCTCCTTATTATTGAGCTGctgccttttcatttcctgaCTCAAATCTGTCTCCGCAGCAACCAACAACAAGTGCCAGGCTGCTGTGTGCGAGTGCGATCGGGTGGCGGCTCACTGCTTCGCTCAGACCACATACAACCCTGAGAACAAGAACCTGGATCCCAAAGTCCACTGTGTCGACTGAGttatacaaacaaaatacacacacaagagaaTGTTGGATTTCTGACATATTTCTTTTCACAGTTTAatttctttgtaattttttaaaaacaaaactcgACTTTGAATTTGAAGAATTTGTGACTTTGTAAATAAAAGGCATCAGATTGAAGTAAAACAGACAAGTGAGACTCTCATTGTGGGGCCTTTCAGTTGAATTTCAACCTCTCTGTGTCCTTGAGTCTGTTTGCTCAcgtatggagagagagaggttgcaGCTGTGCTTATCTCACCATTACACTTTTAGATTTTTACAGTCAGTTTCTTACAATTTCAAGGTCTCTTAAATGTGTAAATCCACACGAGGCTTTGGCTTTGTACAAACTCAACCAAGGTCAACAGTTAAAGACCACATCATGTGCTGAGTTTGTTCAGGCAGGTTTCCCCTTGTGCATCATGTGTTTGGTCCCTCTATCAACTATAAATCTATTAACAAATCTGCATCAAGTGAGGTGAAATGAACCTGTTGTTCTCATGGCTCTTGGAGTTTGTGGTTGAAAGGAAGCTTTGGTCTGTAGTTATGTTTGGATCATAACTTGACAAACATTGTGCAGCGAGTTTAACTTTAAGTCAAATTTTAGATTACAGGATGGTAAAAAGCAGCTTTGCCAAACTGAGCTTGGAGAGATATTTAGGTTCAGTTTTAACAAAGCGATCAAAGTAGCAGCTGTGTACACCAACAGACAACTTTTCATTATTAGGCTGAATCATGGCTCTGTGGATTATATTGGCTTGTAGAGAAGAGTGGTCACGTACTTCTTTTTGTATCGGTGTGTCGCGCTGAGAACCATCACCCCGTCCTAAAAGACGACGACGACAAGGAAATTAGGTTCAGAGCTAAAGTTTAAACTGATCAATCAGAaattgtttgacttttttttttttttttactagatTTCACTGGCAAATTGTTAAAAGTACTGCGATTAATGGCAATAAAAGTTTGAGCTACGGCACTAACATTTAGCATAAtgatagaaatgtaaaaatgcaaatgtaaaatcagGTTACATTACCACAGAAAATAAGGATATCAAATTCTAGATTCAACATAAAGACACTATAGTTTACATCACTGAGGATTTATGTCCTTTCGAGAGACAGCTACAGATATTTGTCGTCCAATATTTCATGCATATTGTATGCCATACATTATGTCCCTTTGTTGAAGCCAGTGATGTCCCGACAGTTTGATCAAAATTAAATTTGACAGACATTTtgtctgacagacagaggaTGGATTTGTTACCTTGATGGAGAGGGCGTACAGGTGATTGAGCATCACATGGTTGGGCTCTGGAAGCAGCGTCGGGTCACACTGATGAGGATTCAGAGACGGGAGGAATTTTACTAAATAGCATGTCTCGTCGCAAACAGCTTCCCAGAATGGCGTGCACTGCTAACACGAGCATGTGTTCCTGTACTTACAGAGACACCTGTGTCCTTGTTGAGCAGCACTTGCAGCAGGTGGGGGGGTAAGATAGGAGGATGTTTGATCTTGTCTTCTGGCTTGGTTACATATGCTTCCTGTAAGTAGGGGCCGGGAGGGGAACTGGACAAGTCTGGGAACGAATGATCACATTTTAATACAGCCTTATATCAAAAGAATAAGGTAGAAAGAATTCGTCATGGTCAATGCATTGTTCAAAAATATTAACTTTACTATTTGGCTTGGCTATACTGCACCAGATTAATTCAGACAATGCCATATAAGTCATTTATTCTAGTATGGCCTGTACTCTAATAGCATTATGCtgattaaaatgctttttaaatcatatttggCCAGTCTGAAAGTAGTTATTGTGAATGCAGGTGCCAGTACCTGAGATGTCTGCAGAATCCTGTGAGTCGATCCTGAGGGCATCAAAGACTtcaaagtcagtgtttttcacCTGGATGACATTATTAACTGTTCCAGTTTTAGACGTCATCACGGCCTGCGAGAGCGCAAACAGAAATTTGACACAGACACTTGTGAGTGTAGAGTAGGCATCCGtaagaagatgaaaaaataaGGTGATGTATTCGAAAAAGGCGTGTTGCCTCTAAAACTTTCACTCACCCCAGTAGGATCCAAGGTCCACTGGCCGTCTACACAGAACTTGTACTGGTGCTCTCCCTCTGGCAGGTCCACAATGGCCACAAAGTTTTTCTGACTGGGTTTGAGGGACAAACATGCGTGACACTTTCACCAACACATACAGATCAGGGGTGTACAGTCTCGTGAAGTATTCTGCACGAGTCCAACTACCTTTTGTTGAGAGGGATCTTGGTGGCCCAGTTGTTAAAAGAGCCGGACACAAAGACTTCTTTGGCGGCCCCTGGCCACCTGAACACAGTTGGCCTGTCCTGTGTCGGGCTTTTGCTGTCACTCTCCAGATCCTGCTGCCAGGCCAGAAACTCCTGTATTTCCTGTGGAGCCTGTACAGCATGATATCAGTGTATCAGTGTACCGTTGCCATGTTAATGAGAGCACTTTCCTCCCCTGCCTCACTTCCTCAACACAACAGTCCCTGACTGAGATGGAGTCGACTGGTTTGCGTGTTTACATTCTTTTGTAAAATGAGCAGCACGTTtccttgcacacacacttgtgtccTCCTCATAAGATCTAATGAGAACAGACACAATACATAAGCTTCGTGGACAATTTCATTTTTGGTTCTTCTGTCAGGTGTTTCAGGTAAGTCGGATGAATCCAAATCTCTCAGCTGAATATGTCAATTCAATAGAGGTGATCGATTAGATGACTCATGCTTTATGATTGTACATATGTTTAAATGTGCTGTATGGCCTTGTCTACGTCTATGACACACATCTTGCACTTCCTGTATATGCTgtcattttgcatatttttgttaATATTCTCACATCTGTCTAAACATGGTGGACTTGTATACcatgtaaaaaacattttcactcatCTCCTACTGCACATAACTTTATTTCAGATTTACATACGTTTTCATATTgtataaaatcattaaaatatagTTTGGATAAATACAGTCTACAAGGTTCACATCACAATAACGAGTCATATCGTATTAtctatttcaatatttaaattCAATTCGCTATATCTCATCAGTATTCCCCGTTGCAATTATTAAGTTTCCCCAAGGGAGTAATGAACAGACCActccagtgtgtttgtttttgcccttTAACAACAAACATGTTATTGTATTACTAGGCTTAATAGGTTTTAGAATTTCCAGGCAGTTCTTTtcaatatgaaaatcaatttgcaGAGACTTCACACTTGCTTGAACCGTTACATTATACCACTGTACAAACATGGGACTGTTTTGTAAACACTTCATTGTAATGCTTTTGGGAAACTGGGAGACTTTAAAGTTGGTTGTTGAACAGAAATCATTTTATtgcaaggattttttttttttaagtcacaTTATCCTCTTTATAACACCCGTGTTTGCTCTCTCCTcgacaacatacagtatgaagctGCAACGCCCCGGCTCTCAAATTTCAGACGCTTCTTACCAGCACCTGAATGCACCAACAGAAAAATGGCAAAATTGTCCCTGCTCCCTATTGCTTTAAAGCTCAATGATGTCACGAAAGCAAGGCGTGGCACTCTTTCAAGACCAAAAAttctaaatgtgtttgaaaaaaataaagatgtgacattttgcacctatgacctttttttttttttttaaatatagtttaTAGCCAACAGATACATCAGCAGGCATGTGATCAAAtgcacaaaaccaaaactgtatgcctttgtttgccttttatAATCCTATGCAGTTCATAATTAGtgtgaaaaacatgcagaacaCTAGTGTGGTCCTTACGGGTTTCATGTTATCTAGTCTACCTGCTCTCATAACATACAGTCCTGGTGTAAAACTTGTCATCATACCTTTGGATCTTCTCTCTGGAAGAGGTCTGCGTCCTCTGAGCTGTCCATCAGGATGTTGGAACGGAcctctttccctccctgctGTCCATCTCTGTATGACCTCTCCCCCTGACCCCCGCCGGACCTGTCGCTGCTGCTGTTCCCCATCCTGGTGGCATCAAACGCTGCAAGACACACGATGAGATCTTTCATGTCCCGGGACGTGCTGGGCAGAGACCCCCAGGGGCCTCACTGTGGTCCCTGGACTGACCGACATGTGCCTCGCAGTGGTCCCTGGAGTGACCACCAGGGGCCCTGCTGTCAAATGGTCCCCTGCAGAGGGACTTAACCAGCCTATCTCGCTGATCCATCCAGAACAAAATGGTGATTGGCTTATCTGCCATGATCAGAATGCAAATCTAAACCCTctctataatataatataatataatataatatataatataatatataatacccACCGAAGTCCTCTCAGATGACCGGACGCAGTCTTATCAACCGTAGGTCTCGGCTCCAATGAGCATCCGTGTGTGGTGTCTGGGAGTGAAGGCGTCGGGTGAACTTACCGTTGCCGTTTCCGTCTCTGAGCCGGAGAAGTTTTTCCTCTCGGACTCTCGGAAAAGCTCGAGCGCGAGGGCGAGAGCGAGAGTTCAGCGGCCCGCAGATTCACGACACACGAGCGGTCACTTCTCTCTTCCTACCGCCGTTTCTCCTTAGTAGTCTCCTGTGCTCAGCTGGACTGTGCGCCTTTTCGCCATTTGTGGTGGcaacctcagtgtgtgtgtgtgtgtgtgtgtgtgtgtgtgtgtgtatagtcaAGAAAACACACCTCTTCCGCCTCCTGTCCGCGAGCTCAGCGAGAGTTAAAAGTTTAACCCGACCGTCGCCCGCCGCTCTGCGGTGACGTTAGCGGAGGATGAcgtgattttaaaaacagagaaatccGAGTAATGATAAAGTAAGAGCAAAGCTTGTCGGTGAGTAGAGCGATTTGAAGGAAtcaaagggggggaaaaaaatgttaaacaaaagACATGGACtgatatgaacacacacacacacttcggaATATGCTTGGAAATACACCGGCAGGGAGATTTCTTCAGCTCAGCAAAAGTCTGTCCTTGTGCCGTATCACACTGATTTCTCTGAGGCGTTCCCACGACTATCCTGTTTCATATATCTGAAGCCTGTAACTGTACACactcagaaaaaacacagagtcaTCGGTATTTCggtgttttcctcctctcagagTTGGAGAGCAGAGCTTCAGTACCTGTAATAATTGTTTTAGTCTTTGATTATCCATCAGACAGAAAACCACCAGTGTAAGCAGAAatcagccatttttttttttttttccctctaaagGCCTTGTAGTCATTTAATTTCAGCTAATGGAACTTGTAGTGACTAACCAACTCGCAGGTCAGTGGGATTTCAGTATGCCAAAAAAACGATGGAATACAGTCAACACACTCACTTACATCACTGATAATCATCACCACTAACAGAAATCCAGTGTTCGCTTTTACTGGTTCAGTCATGTAACAGCCTTAACATGAAATTACACCATAAACATTTGTCTCCACTTTgtctcacatacatacacaataaCATATTTGCAGATTTTGCTAGGAGCCGCATTGATAAAGAAATATCAGTGATTGATGGTAATATAATAATACCTCATTACGTTCCCAGGAATTCTCTGTGTTGTTAGACGTTGGTGCCAGGCAACACATGGGAAACATTCAAATACAGGAACCTGATGAAACATCTGGCAGCGCTTCACCttgatattcattcatttgcaatGCTGCATGGAACCTTGGACAAAATcccccaaaatattcaacttCTAGCCATCATTTTCTGCCACCTTCTGGGTCCAGATCACAGTCACAGTCTTAGTCACTTCTTCTGGCTCTCGCTGGGGGGATCACAGGGCATCCTCAGGTCAAAGATCATATCCCCACAGTGTGTTTACTTTACACTCCAACTACGGGTTTGCATGAAGCAACAACCTCACAACCCACATCTCTGCAGCCCATCCAATGGGACACGATATAAGCCGTCTCCAAGTTCACAAAACTCATGTAGATTGGATGTGCAGCCTCATGACCCCTCCTGTGTCCTTGTGAAAGTAAAGGGCTGGTACACCAGATGGTCTGCCATGATGGGCAAGGCTTCCCTCATGTCCTCCAGCTCTCCCCCCACTCCACAGAGGGTCAGTAGTTCCTTCAGGTGTTCACATCTCTGTCCTCAGTGAAGGTCAGCGTTCTCCAACCCTGCCTCCCCTGCTTGAGTTCTCTGTGGGTTCTGCAGAGGGGGTCCCCAGGACCTAAGCAATCCACCAGCAAGTTCTTGAGTGGCCGTGGTGACCTTCCTACAAGAACAGCCCATGTGGTGACCGTTGGTGATTTGGCCAGTAGGCTCCTCTGCTTGACATTTCCAGTTCATCCTTACTCCATTTTTCTGGGGGCTTTACCACACAGCTTCCCCTCTCGTCTCATCCAGCTCACTAGCAGGTGCTGAACAGTTAACAAGTCTGCTCCTCCCCTCACATGAGTGTCCAAGACGCATGGCCACCCGCAGTTCCTCAGTAAATCCACTAAGTTGATCGTCGGTCTTTGGGCTCATTTATGAACCTTCTTTTTGCTGAACATGGCgggcagcagacagagaggcagggtgCACCACTGACGCTTTTCAGGTGCCGGCCACAAGGCGGAGGTCAAAAACAGAGGACAAGGTTGATCATGCACTTTGAGTGCAGATGCTTCCTGGGTCACAGGGAGGTACAAACCCTCCACCTTGTTAAGTCGGTGATTAAacgtttattttattttctggacCGCTGCACAGCCTGAATATTATATGCTTGGACTATTTTTAGCCTTGCAACAGTGTTAATAAGACATATCAGAGTACACGATCCCTCAGACTCAACAAATTGCAACAGGCGTCGAAGATGGGTGTGAACTGGGGCCAGTAGGTGAAGCAGAGTGGGTATCATGAAACCCACCCGCTACTATTGTGCAGTATCTTACCTTATTGTTGCTTCTACCCATGTCGAATATTATTGTATTGCATTGATGCCCTCAGAAATATGGATTGTGTCATCGttagaaatatacattttggtCAGCTCAAGTTATGAAATGTGCATTTCTGAGCCAGTTTTCAGTTCATCTCAGGACATCCTGTATGAGCACAGCATTGT from the Enoplosus armatus isolate fEnoArm2 chromosome 4, fEnoArm2.hap1, whole genome shotgun sequence genome contains:
- the pla2g1b gene encoding phospholipase A2, which produces MNGTAPLLLLLLTACLASGALLPKALWQFGKMISCAQAGVNPLKYNDYGCWCGFGGTGTPRDEVDMCCRVHDECYKASRKAPGCTAIADLPYVLVYDFTCSNQQVTCSATNNKCQAAVCECDRVAAHCFAQTTYNPENKNLDPKVHCVD
- the prkab1b gene encoding 5'-AMP-activated protein kinase subunit beta-1b, whose protein sequence is MGNSSSDRSGGGQGERSYRDGQQGGKEVRSNILMDSSEDADLFQREDPKAPQEIQEFLAWQQDLESDSKSPTQDRPTVFRWPGAAKEVFVSGSFNNWATKIPLNKSQKNFVAIVDLPEGEHQYKFCVDGQWTLDPTGAVMTSKTGTVNNVIQVKNTDFEVFDALRIDSQDSADISDLSSSPPGPYLQEAYVTKPEDKIKHPPILPPHLLQVLLNKDTGVSCDPTLLPEPNHVMLNHLYALSIKDGVMVLSATHRYKKKYVTTLLYKPI